The Ancylobacter sp. WKF20 genome contains a region encoding:
- a CDS encoding electron transfer flavoprotein subunit alpha/FixB family protein: MTRQRRDPRAERAAHRLGGAARPRFDLAATPTLSTRLHRDPRAETNQQLVPGTLRRRLDRTQRVASVMPAVAAAPVAVAEAAPRLRLIAEPAFLVAVVPDVPGGRLTPHDRQVIGAARLLADDGGGAVIALVEAPSEEFGAAGIDRVLALPVAGYDPEAKAEAVAAVLDGLSLRHALFPDSADGGDLARRVAALSGAALFAGAESLSTKAVTRAARARKAEQRRAPPRLIALAADAVAPHAGTLHEAATLDFTFPPRAPSAVLAAAFIPADPATVALAEAEFVVSAGNGITDFDAFRALVTALHATPGASRMVCDAGLMPRAAQVGASGTVLTASCYFALGIAGAPQHLQGITGCEHVVAVNTDLHAAMIERAGLAIVADAQQVMPALLRLLAGEDA; encoded by the coding sequence ATGACGCGCCAGCGCCGCGACCCACGTGCGGAGCGCGCCGCCCATCGCCTGGGCGGTGCCGCCCGCCCGCGCTTCGACCTAGCCGCGACGCCCACGCTCTCCACCCGCCTGCACCGTGACCCGCGCGCGGAGACGAACCAGCAGCTCGTGCCGGGCACGCTGCGCCGCCGGCTCGACCGCACGCAGCGCGTCGCGAGTGTCATGCCGGCCGTGGCCGCTGCGCCGGTAGCCGTCGCCGAGGCGGCGCCGCGCCTGCGCCTCATTGCCGAGCCGGCTTTTCTCGTCGCCGTGGTGCCGGATGTGCCGGGCGGGCGGCTCACCCCGCATGACCGGCAGGTGATCGGCGCCGCGCGGCTGCTGGCGGATGACGGCGGCGGGGCGGTGATTGCTCTGGTGGAGGCACCCTCCGAGGAGTTCGGCGCCGCCGGCATCGACCGCGTGCTCGCTTTGCCCGTCGCGGGCTACGATCCCGAGGCGAAGGCCGAAGCGGTCGCCGCCGTGCTGGACGGGCTTTCGCTGCGCCATGCGCTGTTCCCCGACAGCGCGGATGGTGGCGATCTCGCCCGGCGCGTCGCCGCGCTCTCTGGCGCGGCGCTGTTCGCCGGGGCGGAGAGCCTGTCGACGAAAGCTGTGACCCGCGCCGCCCGCGCCCGCAAGGCCGAGCAGCGCCGGGCCCCGCCGCGGCTCATTGCGCTCGCCGCCGACGCGGTGGCGCCCCATGCCGGCACGCTGCATGAAGCAGCTACGCTCGATTTCACCTTTCCGCCGCGCGCCCCTAGCGCGGTGCTGGCGGCGGCGTTCATTCCCGCCGACCCGGCGACCGTGGCGCTGGCGGAGGCCGAATTCGTCGTCTCCGCCGGCAATGGCATCACCGATTTCGACGCCTTCCGCGCGCTGGTCACCGCGCTCCATGCCACGCCCGGCGCGAGCCGCATGGTGTGCGATGCCGGGCTGATGCCGCGCGCCGCGCAGGTCGGCGCCTCCGGCACGGTGCTGACGGCGAGCTGCTATTTCGCCCTCGGCATTGCCGGCGCGCCGCAGCACCTGCAGGGCATCACCGGCTGCGAGCATGTGGTGGCGGTGAACACCGATCTGCACGCCGCGATGATCGAGCGGGCCGGCCTCGCCATCGTCGCCGACGCGCAGCAGGTGATGCCGGCGCTGCTGCGGCTGCTCGCGGGAGAGGACGCATGA
- a CDS encoding glycosyltransferase family 39 protein, with translation MSGTGGMGVTDRLSEGTGESAGAFALPARWRLPLLVLFLLACFVPGFFALPVVDRDEARFAQASRQMLASGDYVVPRLGAETRFKKPIGIYWLQSAAARALGFHGEAPIWALRIPSLIGALLAALGTYVIGRRLFGEEAGLIAAALLGASLILNGEARLAKTDAMQLACAVGVQMVLARAYLARHPLGLGEILLFWAALGLAVLIKGPIVPLLAGLTACALVIADRRANWLRRLRPALGLPVTALMVLPWLVAIYLQSGTDFFHEAVGNDLLGKVATGQESHGAPPGAHLAAFLVAFWPGAALAILALPWVWRQRAEPAVRFCLAWGLPFWIVFELIATKLPHYTLPAYPAIALLTGAALWARRDAPAPLWGRLLTASSAVGGMVGAVAVPALLYGLEGRIDPLVLALALGVFAIGALALLRALRQGPLAALPVLLVQAAASYGLAFGLVLPQLDSAFISPRLAAATHLVPCAAPRLMVAGFGEASVLFHLGATTQIGSGAQAADFLKDTQGCRAVFVGANQQAAFTARAAALGLTPVALTTVEGLNLATTRRLALTLYATGTP, from the coding sequence GTGAGCGGCACGGGGGGCATGGGCGTGACGGATCGGTTGAGCGAAGGGACGGGAGAAAGCGCCGGGGCGTTCGCGCTGCCGGCCCGCTGGCGCCTGCCGCTGCTGGTGCTGTTCCTGCTCGCCTGCTTCGTGCCGGGCTTCTTCGCCCTGCCAGTGGTGGACCGCGACGAGGCGCGCTTCGCGCAGGCCTCGCGGCAAATGCTGGCGAGCGGCGACTATGTCGTGCCGCGCCTCGGCGCGGAGACGCGCTTCAAGAAGCCGATCGGCATTTACTGGCTGCAAAGCGCGGCGGCGCGCGCGCTCGGCTTTCACGGCGAGGCGCCGATCTGGGCGCTGCGCATCCCCTCCCTCATCGGCGCGCTGCTGGCGGCGCTCGGCACCTATGTGATCGGCCGGCGGCTGTTCGGCGAGGAGGCCGGGCTGATCGCGGCGGCGCTGCTCGGCGCCTCGCTGATCCTCAATGGCGAGGCGCGGCTCGCCAAGACCGACGCGATGCAGCTCGCCTGCGCGGTCGGGGTGCAGATGGTGCTGGCGCGGGCTTATCTGGCACGCCACCCGCTGGGGTTGGGCGAGATCCTGCTGTTCTGGGCGGCGCTGGGGCTTGCCGTCCTCATCAAGGGGCCGATCGTGCCGCTGCTGGCCGGCCTCACCGCGTGCGCGCTGGTGATCGCCGACCGGCGGGCGAACTGGCTGAGGCGCCTGCGCCCCGCGCTGGGCCTGCCCGTGACGGCGCTGATGGTGCTGCCCTGGCTGGTCGCGATCTATCTCCAGTCGGGCACCGACTTCTTCCACGAGGCAGTGGGCAATGACCTACTCGGCAAGGTGGCGACCGGCCAGGAATCCCACGGCGCCCCGCCCGGCGCGCATCTTGCCGCCTTCCTCGTCGCCTTCTGGCCCGGGGCGGCGCTGGCGATCCTCGCTCTGCCCTGGGTCTGGCGCCAGCGCGCCGAGCCGGCGGTACGCTTCTGCCTCGCCTGGGGGCTGCCCTTCTGGATCGTGTTCGAGCTGATCGCCACCAAGCTGCCGCACTACACGCTGCCGGCCTATCCCGCCATCGCGCTGCTGACCGGCGCGGCGCTGTGGGCGCGCCGCGACGCGCCCGCCCCGCTCTGGGGCCGGCTGCTCACCGCGAGTTCCGCCGTCGGCGGGATGGTCGGCGCGGTGGCGGTGCCGGCGCTGCTTTATGGGCTGGAGGGCCGTATCGACCCGCTGGTGCTGGCACTGGCGCTCGGGGTGTTCGCCATCGGCGCGCTGGCGCTGCTGCGGGCGCTCCGGCAAGGCCCACTGGCCGCGCTGCCGGTGCTGCTGGTACAGGCGGCGGCGAGCTATGGGCTGGCCTTCGGGCTGGTACTGCCGCAGCTCGACAGCGCCTTCATCAGCCCGCGCCTCGCCGCGGCGACCCATCTCGTGCCCTGCGCCGCCCCGCGACTGATGGTGGCGGGCTTTGGCGAGGCGAGCGTGCTGTTTCATCTCGGCGCCACGACGCAGATCGGCAGCGGCGCGCAGGCGGCGGATTTCCTGAAGGATACGCAAGGCTGCCGCGCGGTCTTCGTCGGGGCAAACCAGCAGGCCGCCTTCACCGCGCGGGCGGCGGCGCTCGGGCTGACGCCAGTGGCGCTGACCACGGTGGAGGGCCTCAACCTCGCCACCACGCGCCGGCTCGCGCTCACCCTTTATGCCACCGGCACCCCATGA
- a CDS encoding lipid-A-disaccharide synthase N-terminal domain-containing protein, translating into MSLLAADLSAGLATAIASVGRIDPWLVVGFIGQGLFTARFLTQWIASERARRSIVPAAFWLFSLGGGVTLLAYALYRQDPVFIVGQAAGLLIYVRNLVFIRRERRQRAADAA; encoded by the coding sequence ATGAGCCTTCTCGCCGCCGATCTCTCCGCTGGCCTTGCCACCGCCATCGCCAGCGTCGGCCGCATCGACCCGTGGCTGGTGGTGGGCTTCATCGGACAGGGGCTGTTCACGGCCCGCTTCCTCACCCAATGGATCGCCAGCGAGCGGGCGCGGCGCAGTATCGTGCCGGCGGCGTTCTGGCTGTTCTCGCTCGGCGGCGGGGTGACGCTGCTCGCCTATGCGCTCTACCGGCAAGACCCGGTGTTCATCGTCGGTCAGGCGGCCGGGTTGCTGATCTATGTCCGCAACCTCGTCTTCATCCGGCGCGAGCGGCGGCAGCGGGCGGCG
- a CDS encoding electron transfer flavoprotein subunit beta produces the protein MKIVVLLSAGRHRVSGQPAPVPVELQALRLAVDLGGEVTALHAGPELGALADALGHGVGRLDHRVIADGDDPLPSLVAALSDNPPDLILAGRSGQGGEDAGLLPYALARALGRPILADAAGLQAGPEAGTLAVEQALPRGARRRVVLRLPALLTVHPAAPAPLPFAFAARRRGVIETAPGFPAPQAVEVEERPYRPRPKLIAKAAAGASAAERLKAATQAAAGGGKLLVDPSPEDAAREILAHLASLGLKRS, from the coding sequence ATGAAGATCGTCGTCCTGCTCTCCGCCGGGCGCCACCGCGTCTCCGGCCAGCCCGCGCCGGTGCCGGTCGAATTGCAGGCGCTCCGCCTCGCGGTCGATCTTGGCGGCGAGGTGACAGCGCTTCATGCCGGGCCGGAGCTTGGCGCGCTCGCGGATGCGCTCGGCCATGGCGTCGGGCGGCTCGATCATCGGGTGATCGCGGACGGCGACGACCCGCTGCCGAGCCTTGTCGCGGCGCTCTCGGACAACCCGCCGGACCTCATTCTCGCCGGTCGCAGCGGCCAGGGCGGGGAGGATGCCGGGCTGCTGCCCTACGCGCTGGCCCGCGCGCTCGGCCGGCCGATCCTCGCCGATGCGGCGGGGCTGCAAGCGGGGCCGGAGGCGGGCACGCTCGCCGTCGAGCAGGCCTTGCCGCGCGGCGCCCGCCGGCGCGTGGTGCTGCGCCTGCCGGCTCTTCTCACCGTCCATCCCGCCGCGCCCGCGCCGCTACCCTTCGCCTTCGCCGCCCGCCGACGCGGGGTGATCGAGACGGCACCCGGTTTTCCCGCCCCGCAGGCGGTGGAAGTGGAGGAACGCCCCTATCGCCCCCGCCCGAAGCTGATCGCCAAGGCGGCGGCGGGCGCCTCCGCCGCCGAGCGGCTGAAGGCGGCGACGCAGGCGGCGGCCGGCGGCGGCAAGCTGCTCGTCGACCCCTCGCCCGAGGACGCCGCGCGGGAAATCCTCGCGCATCTCGCGAGCCTTGGCCTCAAGCGCAGCTGA